From Cellulomonas oligotrophica, a single genomic window includes:
- a CDS encoding Rv2175c family DNA-binding protein, with translation MSGRASDLPGDLDDIVGDWLTVPDVAERLGIEAGRVRRLLQEGRLLGVRRGTPPVVSVPAAFLVPGHLANPAAPDPTATAGSAVLSALQGTLTVLRDTGFDDAEAVRWFFTDEESLGATPIAALRAGRKTEVRRVAQALL, from the coding sequence GTGAGTGGACGAGCTTCTGACCTGCCCGGCGACCTCGACGACATCGTCGGGGACTGGTTGACCGTGCCCGACGTGGCCGAACGCCTCGGCATCGAGGCCGGGCGCGTGCGCCGCCTGCTGCAGGAGGGTCGCCTGCTCGGCGTGCGCCGCGGCACCCCGCCCGTCGTCTCGGTCCCGGCCGCCTTCCTCGTGCCCGGGCACCTGGCGAACCCCGCGGCGCCGGACCCCACGGCGACCGCCGGCTCCGCCGTGCTGTCCGCGCTGCAGGGGACGCTCACGGTCCTGCGCGACACCGGCTTCGACGACGCCGAGGCCGTCCGGTGGTTCTTCACCGACGAGGAGTCGCTCGGCGCCACGCCCATCGCCGCGCTGCGTGCGGGCCGCAAGACCGAGGTCCGGCGGGTGGCCCAGGCCCTGCTCTGA
- a CDS encoding LysM peptidoglycan-binding domain-containing protein has product MSSRAHALRARPVRRVATGTGATLVLAGAAIAASATGAHADSDYRVRDGDTVSGIAQRTGATVTSITSANRLADPGRIYAGQVLRIPSAGSSSAGGTSASPAPSAPAARSHTVRGGDTVSAIARTYGSSVPAIVQANGLDHRAFIRIGQQLTIPAHGSGTPAAATPTPTTSGGYTVRTGDTVSAIAARHGTTVQAVVAANGLDARAFIRAGQRLTVPGAAASTTGTTSTASTDKVGNTFAGRTYADDVVAAANANKSTLVGQSAPTRAQMQEKVRATASQMGVDPALALAVAYQESGFNHTAVSPANAIGTMQVIPTSGEWASQMVGRDLDLLDPDDNVVAGVAILRTLVRTSPDLPTAIASYYQGAGSVQRNGMYADTRRYVANVQTLMSRFG; this is encoded by the coding sequence ATGTCGTCTCGAGCACACGCGCTGCGTGCGCGTCCTGTCCGCCGCGTCGCCACCGGGACGGGCGCCACGCTCGTCCTGGCGGGCGCCGCGATCGCCGCGAGCGCGACCGGGGCGCACGCCGACTCCGACTACCGCGTCCGCGACGGCGACACCGTCTCCGGGATCGCGCAGCGCACCGGCGCGACCGTCACGTCGATCACCTCGGCGAACCGGCTGGCCGACCCGGGGCGCATCTACGCCGGGCAGGTGCTCCGGATCCCGTCCGCCGGCTCGTCCTCCGCGGGGGGCACGTCGGCCTCGCCGGCGCCGTCCGCACCCGCCGCGCGCAGCCACACCGTGCGCGGCGGCGACACCGTCTCGGCCATCGCCCGGACGTACGGCAGCAGCGTGCCGGCGATCGTGCAGGCGAACGGGCTCGACCACCGGGCGTTCATCCGGATCGGCCAGCAGCTGACGATCCCCGCCCACGGGTCGGGCACCCCGGCGGCCGCGACCCCCACCCCGACGACGTCCGGCGGCTACACCGTGCGCACGGGCGACACCGTCTCGGCGATCGCCGCCCGCCACGGCACGACCGTCCAGGCCGTCGTGGCCGCCAACGGCCTCGACGCGCGTGCGTTCATCCGGGCCGGCCAGCGCCTGACCGTGCCGGGCGCGGCCGCGAGCACCACGGGCACGACGTCGACCGCGTCGACGGACAAGGTGGGGAACACGTTCGCCGGGCGCACCTACGCCGACGACGTCGTGGCCGCCGCGAACGCCAACAAGTCGACGCTCGTCGGGCAGTCCGCCCCCACCCGTGCGCAGATGCAGGAGAAGGTGCGGGCCACGGCGTCGCAGATGGGCGTCGACCCGGCGCTCGCCCTCGCGGTCGCGTACCAGGAGTCCGGCTTCAACCACACCGCCGTCTCCCCCGCCAACGCGATCGGCACGATGCAGGTCATCCCGACGTCAGGCGAGTGGGCGTCGCAGATGGTCGGCCGCGACCTCGACCTGCTCGACCCCGACGACAACGTCGTCGCGGGCGTGGCGATCCTGCGCACGCTGGTGCGCACGTCGCCCGACCTGCCCACCGCGATCGCGTCGTACTACCAGGGCGCAGGGTCCGTGCAGCGCAACGGCATGTACGCCGACACCCGTCGGTACGTGGCCAACGTCCAGACGCTCATGTCACGGTTCGGCTGA
- the pknB gene encoding Stk1 family PASTA domain-containing Ser/Thr kinase: MGATVTDPLVGRLVDGRYEVVSRIARGGMATVYLAVDRRLDREVALKVMHPHLAEGTSGEAFVARFRREARTAARLTHPGLVAVFDQGVDGETSYLTMEYVDGQTLRRTLGERGALPVGEALRVLEQVLDAVATAHRVGLVHRDVKPENVLIGTDGRVRVGDFGLARAVTEVTSTTTGTVLGTVAYLAPELVAQGASDVRTDVYACGVMLFEMLTGRQPFVGETPIQVAFQHVNSQIPAPSSLQEWLPSEVDELVGALAAREPADRPVDATAALHLVRRTRASLDDATLARGADVVPSIVLPSATDPGAEDDAPAETDDSGRTTVLALDARGSTVALPIGAVTARPPTPAPARARRPWRAVVVVALVLALLGGGGAWYALAGPGAYTTVPPLVGASADEAAETLARANLDASPTEAFDDVVPEGTVVSTDPGPGEDVRKDGTVAYVVSKGPDLVTVPDGLVGAMQADAEQALESADLVADYGTPEHHDTAPSGQVLSATLEDGADATAGAEVGRGSTVRLVVSSGPAPVTITSVVGISVEDATAQLEPDALKIEATEQYSDDVAAGLIISQEPAANTEGRRGDTVKVVVSLGPESVEMPDLTGKQFAVAKKELEDLGLSAKRENVLGGLFGTVRQQSVPAGEQVRKGTEVVLTVV; this comes from the coding sequence GTGGGAGCCACCGTCACCGATCCGCTCGTCGGCCGTCTCGTCGACGGCCGGTACGAGGTCGTCTCACGCATCGCGCGCGGCGGCATGGCCACGGTGTACCTCGCGGTCGACCGCCGGCTCGACCGCGAGGTCGCGCTGAAGGTCATGCACCCGCACCTCGCGGAGGGCACGTCGGGCGAGGCGTTCGTGGCGCGCTTCCGCCGCGAGGCACGCACGGCGGCCCGGCTGACCCACCCGGGGCTCGTCGCCGTGTTCGACCAGGGCGTCGACGGCGAGACGTCGTACCTGACGATGGAGTACGTCGACGGCCAGACCCTGCGACGCACGCTCGGCGAGCGCGGTGCGCTGCCCGTGGGCGAGGCGCTGCGCGTGCTCGAGCAGGTGCTCGACGCCGTCGCCACCGCCCACCGCGTCGGCCTCGTGCACCGCGACGTCAAGCCGGAGAACGTGCTCATCGGAACGGACGGACGGGTGCGGGTCGGGGACTTCGGCCTGGCGCGGGCCGTCACGGAGGTCACGTCGACGACGACGGGCACCGTGCTGGGCACCGTCGCCTACCTGGCACCAGAGCTGGTCGCGCAGGGCGCGAGCGACGTGCGCACCGACGTGTACGCGTGCGGCGTCATGCTGTTCGAGATGCTCACCGGTCGTCAGCCCTTCGTCGGCGAGACGCCGATCCAGGTCGCGTTCCAGCACGTCAACTCGCAGATCCCGGCGCCGTCGTCGCTGCAGGAGTGGCTGCCGTCGGAGGTCGACGAGCTCGTCGGCGCCCTGGCCGCCCGCGAGCCCGCGGACCGCCCGGTCGACGCGACCGCCGCGCTCCACCTGGTCCGCCGTACGCGGGCCAGCCTCGACGACGCGACGCTGGCGCGGGGCGCCGACGTGGTCCCGTCGATCGTGCTGCCGTCGGCCACCGATCCCGGCGCCGAGGACGACGCCCCCGCCGAGACGGACGACAGCGGCCGGACCACGGTGCTCGCGCTCGACGCCCGCGGCAGCACCGTCGCCCTGCCGATCGGTGCGGTCACGGCCCGTCCGCCGACCCCCGCTCCCGCGCGAGCCCGCCGCCCGTGGCGTGCCGTGGTCGTCGTGGCGCTCGTGCTGGCGCTGCTCGGCGGGGGCGGCGCCTGGTACGCGCTGGCCGGGCCGGGCGCCTACACCACCGTGCCGCCGCTGGTCGGCGCGAGCGCCGACGAGGCGGCCGAGACGCTCGCGCGCGCGAACCTCGACGCGTCGCCGACCGAGGCGTTCGACGACGTGGTTCCCGAAGGCACCGTCGTCTCGACCGATCCCGGCCCCGGGGAGGACGTCCGCAAGGACGGCACCGTGGCGTACGTCGTCTCGAAGGGCCCCGACCTGGTGACGGTGCCCGACGGCCTCGTCGGGGCCATGCAGGCCGACGCGGAGCAGGCCCTGGAGTCCGCCGACCTGGTCGCGGACTACGGCACGCCGGAGCACCACGACACCGCGCCGTCGGGGCAGGTGCTGTCGGCGACCCTCGAGGACGGCGCCGACGCGACGGCGGGCGCCGAGGTCGGCCGCGGGTCGACGGTCCGGCTCGTCGTCTCCTCCGGCCCGGCCCCGGTGACGATCACCTCGGTCGTCGGGATCAGCGTCGAGGACGCGACGGCACAGCTCGAGCCCGACGCCCTGAAGATCGAGGCGACGGAGCAGTACAGCGACGACGTCGCCGCGGGCCTGATCATCTCCCAGGAGCCGGCCGCCAACACCGAGGGCCGCCGCGGCGACACGGTGAAGGTCGTCGTCTCCCTGGGCCCCGAGAGCGTCGAGATGCCCGACCTGACCGGCAAGCAGTTCGCCGTCGCCAAGAAGGAGCTCGAGGACCTCGGGCTGTCGGCGAAGCGGGAGAACGTGCTCGGCGGGCTCTTCGGCACCGTGCGGCAGCAGAGCGTCCCTGCCGGGGAGCAGGTGCGCAAGGGCACCGAGGTCGTGCTCACCGTCGTCTGA
- a CDS encoding polyprenyl synthetase family protein, with protein MLPHTPSLVDAENVREGVDAALARHVADLGDTVAPFGTDADPLLDAVARMVAGGKRLRAAFCWWSWRAHGGRPGTPQAQALLRVGAALELFQAAALFHDDVMDGSDTRRGLPAAHRAFAARHHEHAWTGDADRFGESVAILLGDLSLVASEQELAAALRAFDEPEATAARAVFDLMRTEVTVGQYLDVLAQALPWGEDPLEDEARARRVIRAKAARYSVEHPLVLGALLAGADEAEVAACREIGLPLGEAFQLRDDLLGVFGDPVTTGKPAGDDLREGKRTVLVARAAALAAAAGDDEAVATLTDRLGAPDLDDEEVARLADLVRRTGAPDQVEALIAELAGPAFALMEARPWPEPARGHLVALAHAAVDRRA; from the coding sequence GTGCTCCCCCACACCCCCTCCCTCGTCGACGCCGAGAACGTGCGTGAGGGGGTGGACGCGGCCCTCGCCCGGCACGTCGCCGACCTCGGTGACACGGTCGCCCCCTTCGGCACGGACGCCGACCCGCTGCTCGACGCCGTGGCCCGCATGGTCGCGGGCGGCAAGCGCCTGCGGGCGGCGTTCTGCTGGTGGTCCTGGCGCGCGCACGGCGGTCGGCCGGGGACGCCGCAGGCGCAGGCGCTGCTGCGCGTCGGTGCCGCGCTGGAGCTGTTCCAGGCCGCCGCGCTCTTCCACGACGACGTGATGGACGGGTCGGACACGCGGCGCGGGCTGCCCGCCGCGCACCGCGCGTTCGCCGCGCGGCACCACGAGCACGCGTGGACCGGTGACGCCGACAGGTTCGGGGAGTCCGTGGCGATCCTGCTCGGCGACCTGTCGCTGGTCGCGAGCGAGCAGGAGCTCGCCGCCGCGCTGCGGGCGTTCGACGAGCCCGAGGCGACGGCCGCGCGCGCCGTGTTCGACCTCATGCGCACCGAGGTGACGGTCGGGCAGTACCTCGACGTGCTGGCCCAGGCCCTGCCGTGGGGCGAGGACCCGCTCGAGGACGAGGCCCGGGCCCGCCGGGTGATCCGGGCGAAGGCCGCCCGGTACAGCGTCGAGCACCCGCTCGTGCTGGGGGCGCTGCTGGCCGGGGCGGACGAGGCCGAGGTCGCGGCGTGCCGGGAGATCGGCCTGCCGCTCGGCGAGGCGTTCCAGCTCCGCGACGACCTCCTGGGCGTCTTCGGCGACCCCGTCACCACGGGCAAGCCCGCCGGGGACGACCTGCGGGAGGGCAAGCGCACGGTGCTCGTCGCGCGAGCCGCGGCCCTGGCCGCCGCCGCGGGCGACGACGAGGCGGTCGCCACGCTGACCGACCGGCTCGGCGCGCCGGACCTCGACGACGAGGAGGTCGCACGGCTGGCGGACCTGGTCCGGCGCACGGGGGCACCGGACCAGGTCGAGGCGCTCATCGCCGAGCTCGCGGGGCCCGCGTTCGCGCTCATGGAGGCCCGGCCGTGGCCCGAGCCGGCGCGGGGCCACCTGGTCGCGCTCGCGCACGCGGCGGTCGACCGCCGGGCCTGA
- a CDS encoding universal stress protein, with protein MGIVVGYLATPEGRAALGAAVGEARLRGTRVVVVLSARPDESAERRAETDAALAAASAELTAEGVEHEVRRLEGGDAADDLITTAEQIDACLIVLGLRRRSPVGKLILGANAQRVLFDAPCPVLTVKPTA; from the coding sequence ATGGGCATCGTTGTCGGGTACCTGGCGACCCCGGAGGGTCGGGCTGCGCTCGGTGCAGCGGTCGGGGAGGCCCGGCTCCGCGGCACCCGCGTGGTCGTGGTGCTCAGCGCCCGGCCCGACGAGAGCGCCGAGCGTCGGGCGGAGACGGACGCGGCCCTGGCCGCGGCGTCGGCCGAGCTCACCGCCGAGGGCGTCGAGCACGAGGTGCGACGCCTGGAGGGCGGCGACGCGGCGGACGACCTCATCACGACCGCGGAGCAGATCGACGCGTGCCTGATCGTCCTGGGCCTGCGCCGGCGCAGCCCGGTCGGCAAGCTGATCCTCGGGGCGAACGCGCAGCGCGTGCTCTTCGACGCCCCCTGCCCGGTGCTGACGGTCAAGCCCACCGCCTGA
- a CDS encoding DUF4192 domain-containing protein, with protein MEPATTLRIAEPRELLAYVPYRLGFVPARSAVLVSLRGPRHEVGLVVRVDLADLLDPADGARVARALVSHLDRDGARRAVLVLYLPQGPGAAADAPAHRAVAHVRQAADVPLGPVDVLVVGDEGYGCLACDDGCCPPGGRPLRDLQSTAVGARMVLEGVAVAPSRADVGRITPAPAEARRSVARVRGRWSAAARDAHAAGTEDLAAWRAGSLAAWRTEVARAGDPTAVPARPTGLACLGRIEAGLVDRRVRDAVLVTFVPGTGRLAERSLAGTGPEPADDAAIGQAVAAVVDPARAVPPPPTTGLHEAVLERVVAHGARGAQAPALTLLGLLAWWRGDGARAAVLVGRALEDEPGHRLALLLEGTLDAGLAPGWVRRDA; from the coding sequence ATGGAACCCGCCACCACGCTGCGCATCGCCGAGCCGCGCGAGCTGCTCGCCTACGTGCCCTACCGGCTCGGCTTCGTCCCCGCCCGCAGCGCCGTCCTCGTCAGTCTGCGAGGACCGCGCCACGAGGTCGGCCTCGTCGTGCGCGTCGACCTCGCCGACCTGCTCGACCCGGCCGACGGCGCCCGGGTCGCCCGCGCGCTCGTCAGCCACCTCGACCGCGACGGCGCCCGCCGGGCCGTGCTCGTGCTGTACCTCCCGCAGGGGCCCGGAGCGGCGGCCGACGCACCCGCGCACCGGGCCGTCGCGCACGTGCGCCAGGCCGCCGACGTCCCGCTGGGCCCCGTCGACGTGCTCGTCGTGGGGGACGAGGGGTACGGCTGCCTGGCCTGCGACGACGGCTGCTGCCCGCCGGGCGGCCGCCCGCTGCGCGACCTGCAGTCGACCGCCGTCGGCGCCCGGATGGTCCTCGAGGGCGTCGCGGTCGCGCCCAGCCGGGCCGACGTGGGACGGATCACGCCCGCGCCCGCCGAGGCGCGACGCTCGGTCGCCCGCGTCCGCGGCCGGTGGTCCGCGGCCGCCCGTGACGCGCACGCGGCGGGCACCGAGGATCTCGCGGCCTGGCGTGCGGGGTCGCTGGCCGCGTGGCGGACCGAGGTCGCTCGGGCGGGCGACCCGACGGCGGTGCCGGCACGGCCGACCGGCCTGGCGTGCCTGGGCCGCATCGAGGCCGGCCTCGTCGACCGCCGCGTCCGGGACGCCGTCCTCGTGACCTTCGTGCCCGGGACGGGTCGGCTGGCCGAGCGGTCGCTCGCGGGCACGGGGCCGGAGCCCGCCGACGACGCCGCGATCGGGCAGGCGGTCGCGGCCGTCGTCGACCCTGCGCGGGCGGTGCCGCCGCCGCCGACCACCGGGCTGCACGAGGCCGTGCTCGAGCGCGTCGTCGCCCACGGCGCGCGGGGCGCGCAGGCCCCCGCCCTGACGCTGCTCGGGCTGCTGGCCTGGTGGCGCGGCGACGGCGCGCGGGCCGCCGTCCTCGTCGGCCGTGCGCTCGAGGACGAGCCGGGCCACCGGCTGGCGCTGCTTCTCGAGGGCACGCTCGACGCCGGGCTGGCACCGGGATGGGTGCGCCGCGACGCCTGA
- a CDS encoding class II 3-deoxy-7-phosphoheptulonate synthase, whose amino-acid sequence MSVEPDPRVVAGLDAWEQLQAAQQPSWPDAVEVRRVRDRLATLPPLVFAGEADALRAQLAAASRGEAFLLQGGDCAETFAEATADNIRNKVKTILQMAVVLTYGASLPVIKMGRMAGQYAKPRSSDAETRDGVTLPAFRGDIINDHAFTEQARTPDPQRLLEAYHTSASTLNLIRAFTTGGFASLLRVHEWNRGFTANPAYARYEEIAAEIDRAIRFMAACGADVDALRTVDFFASHEGLLLDYERPLTRIDSRTGLPYDCSGHFLWVGERTRQLDGAHVDYFSRVQNPIGVKLGPTTSGDDAIALMDRLNPTGTPGRLTFITRMGAGKVRDLLPALVEKVTADGRPVTWVCDPMHGNGITTPSGYKTRRFSDVMDEVAGFFEVHRSLGTVPGGLHIELTGDDVTEVLGGGEEIDEAGLARRYETLVDPRLNHQQSLELAFQVVELLRRA is encoded by the coding sequence ATGAGCGTCGAGCCGGACCCGCGGGTGGTCGCGGGCCTCGACGCGTGGGAGCAGCTGCAGGCGGCCCAGCAGCCGAGCTGGCCCGACGCCGTCGAGGTCCGACGGGTGCGGGACCGGCTCGCGACCCTGCCCCCGCTCGTCTTCGCCGGCGAGGCGGACGCCCTGCGCGCGCAGCTGGCGGCCGCCTCGCGCGGCGAGGCGTTCCTGCTGCAGGGCGGTGACTGCGCCGAGACGTTCGCCGAGGCCACGGCGGACAACATCCGCAACAAGGTCAAGACCATCCTGCAGATGGCGGTCGTCCTCACCTACGGCGCCAGCCTGCCGGTGATCAAGATGGGGCGGATGGCCGGGCAGTACGCCAAGCCGCGCTCCTCGGACGCCGAGACGCGCGACGGCGTGACGCTGCCGGCGTTCCGTGGCGACATCATCAACGACCACGCGTTCACCGAGCAGGCCCGCACGCCCGACCCGCAGCGGCTGCTGGAGGCGTACCACACGTCCGCCTCGACGCTGAACCTCATCCGGGCCTTCACGACCGGCGGGTTCGCGTCCCTGCTGCGCGTGCACGAGTGGAACCGCGGCTTCACGGCCAACCCCGCGTACGCGCGGTACGAGGAGATCGCGGCCGAGATCGACCGGGCCATCCGCTTCATGGCCGCGTGCGGCGCCGACGTCGACGCGCTGCGCACCGTCGACTTCTTCGCCAGCCACGAGGGCCTGCTGCTGGACTACGAGCGGCCCCTCACGCGCATCGACTCGCGCACGGGCCTGCCGTACGACTGCTCGGGCCACTTCCTGTGGGTCGGGGAGCGCACGCGCCAGCTCGACGGCGCGCACGTCGACTACTTCTCGCGCGTGCAGAACCCGATCGGCGTCAAGCTCGGACCCACCACGTCCGGCGACGACGCGATCGCGCTGATGGACCGGCTCAACCCGACGGGCACCCCCGGGCGCCTGACGTTCATCACGCGCATGGGCGCCGGCAAGGTCCGCGACCTGCTGCCCGCGCTCGTCGAGAAGGTCACCGCCGACGGCCGGCCCGTCACCTGGGTGTGCGACCCGATGCACGGCAACGGCATCACGACGCCGAGCGGCTACAAGACCCGCCGGTTCAGCGACGTGATGGACGAGGTCGCCGGCTTCTTCGAGGTGCACCGCAGCCTCGGCACCGTCCCCGGCGGCCTGCACATCGAGCTCACCGGCGACGACGTCACCGAGGTGCTCGGCGGCGGCGAGGAGATCGACGAGGCGGGCCTGGCCCGTCGCTACGAGACCCTCGTCGACCCGCGCCTGAACCACCAGCAGTCGCTGGAGCTCGCGTTCCAGGTGGTGGAGCTCCTCCGCCGCGCCTGA
- a CDS encoding RNA polymerase sigma factor, which translates to MTSQTPHPALPREFEHPALQELVMRGRTHGSVDTQSVRLACEAAGVEGPKRLRAVVRGLGTAGIDVRDLGSAGRAVAATSAKTRPSAKASVSRTPRASAVTTTSTTDAAADEAAPATRAPARAKTATKAAAKPAAKGAKAAKAAPGDDEVEIEDVEIEDVDVTDVVDVVEVEDGDEETDAKPAASTDKAAGKDETEDKGFVYSDADDDDAPAQQVVTAGATADPVKDYLKQIGKVALLNAEQEVELAKRIEAGLFAEEKLAETRDQLEPRLRRELEWIAQDGRRAKNHLLEANLRLVVSLAKRYTGRGMLFLDLIQEGNLGLIRAVEKFDYTKGYKFSTYATWWIRQAITRAMADQARTIRIPVHMVEVINKLARVQRQMLQDLGREPTPEELAKELDMTPEKVVEVQKYGREPISLHTPLGEDGDSEFGDLIEDSEAVVPADAVSFTLLQEQLHQVLDTLSEREAGVVSMRFGLTDGQPKTLDEIGKVYGVTRERIRQIESKTMSKLRHPSRSQVLRDYLD; encoded by the coding sequence GTGACGTCCCAGACCCCCCATCCCGCACTCCCGCGCGAGTTCGAGCACCCCGCTCTCCAGGAGCTGGTGATGCGCGGCCGCACGCACGGCTCCGTCGACACGCAGTCGGTCCGTCTCGCCTGCGAGGCCGCCGGCGTCGAGGGGCCCAAGCGCCTGCGGGCCGTCGTGCGTGGGCTGGGCACGGCCGGCATCGACGTCCGTGACCTCGGCTCCGCCGGTCGCGCGGTCGCCGCGACGAGCGCGAAGACCCGCCCGTCCGCCAAGGCGTCGGTGTCGCGGACCCCGCGGGCCTCGGCCGTGACGACGACGTCGACGACCGACGCCGCAGCCGACGAGGCCGCGCCCGCCACCCGCGCCCCCGCCCGCGCCAAGACGGCGACGAAGGCCGCGGCGAAGCCGGCGGCGAAGGGAGCGAAGGCCGCCAAGGCCGCGCCCGGCGACGACGAGGTCGAGATCGAGGACGTCGAGATCGAGGACGTCGACGTCACCGACGTCGTCGACGTGGTCGAGGTCGAGGACGGCGACGAGGAGACCGACGCCAAGCCCGCCGCGTCGACCGACAAGGCCGCCGGCAAGGACGAGACCGAGGACAAGGGGTTCGTCTACTCCGACGCCGACGACGACGACGCCCCCGCGCAGCAGGTCGTCACCGCCGGTGCCACCGCGGACCCCGTCAAGGACTACCTCAAGCAGATCGGCAAGGTCGCCCTCCTCAACGCCGAGCAGGAGGTCGAGCTCGCCAAGCGCATCGAGGCCGGCCTGTTCGCCGAGGAGAAGCTCGCCGAGACCCGCGACCAGCTCGAGCCGCGCCTGCGTCGCGAGCTCGAGTGGATCGCGCAGGACGGCCGCCGCGCCAAGAACCACCTGCTCGAGGCCAACCTCCGCCTCGTCGTCTCCCTCGCCAAGCGGTACACCGGTCGCGGGATGCTCTTCCTCGACCTCATCCAGGAGGGCAACCTCGGCCTGATCCGTGCGGTCGAGAAGTTCGACTACACCAAGGGCTACAAGTTCTCCACGTACGCCACCTGGTGGATCCGGCAGGCGATCACGCGCGCCATGGCCGACCAGGCCCGCACCATCCGCATCCCGGTGCACATGGTCGAGGTCATCAACAAGCTCGCCCGTGTGCAGCGCCAGATGCTCCAGGACCTGGGCCGCGAGCCCACGCCGGAGGAGCTGGCCAAGGAGCTCGACATGACGCCCGAGAAGGTCGTCGAGGTCCAGAAGTACGGCCGTGAGCCCATCTCCCTGCACACGCCCCTCGGCGAGGACGGCGACAGCGAGTTCGGCGACCTCATCGAGGACTCCGAGGCGGTCGTCCCCGCGGACGCGGTGAGCTTCACGCTGCTGCAGGAGCAGCTGCACCAGGTGCTGGACACGCTGTCGGAGCGGGAGGCCGGGGTCGTCTCCATGCGGTTCGGCCTCACCGACGGCCAGCCGAAGACGCTCGACGAGATCGGCAAGGTCTACGGCGTGACGCGCGAGCGCATCCGCCAGATCGAGTCCAAGACGATGTCGAAGCTGCGGCACCCGTCGCGCTCGCAGGTGCTGCGCGACTACCTCGACTGA
- a CDS encoding DUF7455 domain-containing protein, whose translation MAPLTTADRCDRCNAQAYVRVVLPVGELLFCAHHAREHAPKFSSVATHVQDETDRLHAEHGAGATV comes from the coding sequence ATGGCCCCGCTGACGACAGCCGACCGCTGCGACCGCTGCAACGCTCAGGCCTACGTCCGTGTCGTGCTGCCGGTGGGAGAGCTGCTGTTCTGCGCTCACCACGCGCGGGAGCACGCCCCGAAGTTCTCCTCCGTGGCGACGCACGTGCAGGACGAGACCGATCGTCTGCACGCCGAGCACGGGGCGGGAGCGACCGTCTGA
- a CDS encoding pyrophosphate--fructose-6-phosphate 1-phosphotransferase — MSVRRVALLTAGGFAPCLSSAVGGLIERYTEIAPEVEIIAYQHGYHGLLRGDKIVITPEVRAQAGVLHRFGGSPIGNSRVKLTNAKDCVKRGLVAEGQDPLQVAAEQLQADGVDVLHTIGGDDTNTTAADLAAYLADNGYGLTVVGLPKTIDNDVVPIKQSLGAWTAAEEAAGFAANIIGEHRSGPRMLIVHEVMGRHCGWLTAAAAAEYRRWLDQQEWVPGIGLSRERWDVHAVFLPELALDIDAEAERLKAIMDSQGNVNIFLSEGAGMHEIVEQLEAAGETVERDPFGHVKLDTINPGQWFAKQFAAKLGAEKTMVQKSGYYSRAAAANAEDLRLIKSMTDLAVECALRGEAGVIGHDEEQGDRLRAIEFPRIAGGKAFDVSQPWFGALLQDIGQQLVPASHA; from the coding sequence ATGTCGGTCCGTCGCGTCGCCCTCCTGACCGCCGGCGGTTTCGCTCCGTGCCTGTCGTCCGCCGTCGGCGGGCTCATCGAGCGCTACACCGAGATCGCACCCGAGGTCGAGATCATCGCCTACCAGCACGGCTACCACGGCCTGCTGCGGGGCGACAAGATCGTCATCACGCCCGAGGTCCGCGCCCAGGCCGGCGTGCTGCACCGCTTCGGCGGGTCGCCCATCGGCAACTCGCGCGTCAAGCTCACCAACGCCAAGGACTGCGTCAAGCGCGGCCTGGTCGCCGAGGGGCAGGACCCGCTGCAGGTCGCGGCCGAGCAGCTGCAGGCCGACGGCGTCGACGTGCTGCACACCATCGGCGGCGACGACACCAACACCACCGCGGCCGACCTCGCGGCGTACCTCGCGGACAACGGCTACGGCCTGACGGTCGTCGGCCTGCCCAAGACGATCGACAACGACGTCGTCCCGATCAAGCAGTCGCTGGGTGCGTGGACCGCCGCCGAGGAGGCCGCCGGGTTCGCGGCGAACATCATCGGCGAGCACCGCTCGGGCCCGCGCATGCTCATCGTCCACGAGGTCATGGGCCGGCACTGCGGGTGGCTCACGGCCGCCGCGGCGGCCGAGTACCGCCGGTGGCTCGACCAGCAGGAGTGGGTCCCGGGCATCGGCCTGTCGCGCGAGCGCTGGGACGTGCACGCGGTCTTCCTGCCCGAGCTCGCGCTCGACATCGACGCCGAGGCCGAGCGCCTCAAGGCGATCATGGACAGCCAGGGCAACGTGAACATCTTCCTGTCCGAGGGCGCGGGCATGCACGAGATCGTCGAGCAGCTCGAGGCCGCCGGCGAGACCGTCGAGCGCGACCCGTTCGGGCACGTCAAGCTCGACACGATCAACCCCGGCCAGTGGTTCGCCAAGCAGTTCGCGGCCAAGCTCGGCGCGGAGAAGACCATGGTCCAGAAGTCCGGGTACTACTCCCGCGCCGCGGCGGCCAACGCCGAGGACCTGCGTCTCATCAAGTCGATGACCGACCTGGCCGTCGAGTGCGCGCTGCGCGGCGAGGCCGGCGTGATCGGCCACGACGAGGAGCAGGGCGACCGGCTGCGCGCGATCGAGTTCCCCCGGATCGCCGGCGGCAAGGCGTTCGACGTCTCCCAGCCGTGGTTCGGTGCGCTCCTGCAGGACATCGGCCAGCAGCTCGTCCCGGCGAGCCACGCATGA